A window of Chlorocebus sabaeus isolate Y175 chromosome 14, mChlSab1.0.hap1, whole genome shotgun sequence contains these coding sequences:
- the LOC119627131 gene encoding uncharacterized protein: protein MSYSPVTCKVNSARARRRLLSLSSPSFSERRCSLFVGFQKRNASPYRQQSRANFDSEEDTSFTDLKSSSDNFGSFMSCRRRFSSHKLSIVSYYKSANFFDPQASGQNVFNLKEIEIFSKTSNNTDAKKHISISAPEYNTKNFKNFETNTTSPVFGNTIDTASYQQSTSSFFSLASDVSSPDQQNGIATDIQQRGQLCKDLKDFLHPDTESYSTDHSPITIQQHPSQSGTFPFLHKAGFSSSYKNSGCFIPFQNEVTSGPSEDEDFAVLFQDEDRSSPIEIPKIRSPQTLPCLRRAPQIVFPPVTFIVCRTHFS, encoded by the coding sequence ATGTCTTATTCCCCTGTAACATGTAAAGTCAATTCAGCCAGAGCAAGGAGAAGGTTATTATCTCTATCAAGTCCATCTTTCTCTGAAAGAAGATGTTCTTTATTTGTTggatttcaaaaaagaaatgcttccCCATACCGGCAACAAAGTAGAGCTAACTTTGATTCTGAAGAAGACACAAGCTTCACTGATTTAAAATCTTCCTCAGACAATTTTGGTAGCTTTATGTCCTGCAGGAGACGTTTCTCATCCCATAAACTAAGTATAGTTTCCTATTACAAGAGTGCCAATTTTTTTGATCCTCAAGCAAGTGGCCAGAATGTGTTTAATCTAAAAGAAATCGAAATCTTTTCTAAAACCTCAAATAATACTGATGCTAAAAAACATATAAGCATCTCTGCTCCTGAATATAAcactaaaaattttaagaattttgaaaCAAACACTACTTCTCCAGTCTTTGGGAACACTATTGATACAGCCTCCTATCAACAAAGCACATcatccttcttttctcttgcaaGTGATGTTTCCTCTCCCGATCAACAAAATGGAATTGCCACCGATATTCAACAAAGGGGCCAATTATGTAAAGATTTAAAAGATTTCCTTCATCCTGATACTGAAAGTTACAGCACAGATCATTCTCCAATCACGATTCAACAGCATCCCTCTCAAAGTGGAACTTTCCCATTCCTCCATAAAGCTGGATTTTCTTCATCATATAAAAATTCTGGTTGCTTTATCCCATTTCAAAACGAAGTAACTTCAGGCCCATCTGAAGATGAAGACTTTGCTGTCTTGTTTCAAGATGAAGACAGATCTTCACCTATTGAAATTCCTAAAATAAGGTCACCTCAGACTTTACCCTGTCTTAGAAGGGCACCTCAAATAGTTTTCCCACCAGTCACTTTCATAGTCTGTAGAACTCATTTCTCATAA